The Acidimicrobiia bacterium genome segment AAGAACAGTCCGCCGGTGGCCCACTGCAACAACACCGTTGCTGCGTCAAGATCGATCACTGCTAGCCCTCTACTACGGCAAGGCCGTGATCCACCAAGTTCATGGCATCGGGGCCATCAGGGGTGGCCACCAAAATGTCTTCGAGGCGGGCCCCCCATTTGCCGGGCACATAAATACCCGGTTCCACCGAAAAAGCGTGACCGGCGGCCAAAGGCAACAAGTTGCCGGCCACCATGTTGGGGTGCTCGTGCGCCTCCACGCCAATGCCGTGGCCGGTGCGGTGAATAAAAAACTCCCCCAAGCCTGCATCGGCAATAACTTTTCGGGCCGCCGCATCAACGTCTTGACAAGGGGTCCCTACGGTGGCTGCCGCCACCCCGGCGGCATGCGAAGCATGCAACACGGCATAAAGCTCAGCAAACTCAGTCGGTGGTTCACCAATGTGCACGCACCGGGTGATGTCTGAGCAATACCCCACCCCGTTGGGGCCCGCCATGGTGCCGCCAATATCAAAAAGCACGTTTTCGCCATGTTGGATCACCCGGTCGGTCGGGTCGTGATGCGGGCTGGCTGCATTAGGGCCCGAAGCCACAATGGTGAAGTTGACTTTGTAATGGCCCTCCGTGCGAATCCGGCGGGCAATCTCTGCGGCCACATCGGCCTCGGTGCGGCCCACCAACGGCACCAAACCAGCTTGCAAGTCAGCAATAATACGATCTACCGCCGCACCGGCCTGACGCAAGGCTGCAATTTCTGCGGCGTCTTTGACCATGCGAATGGGGGCCGTCACCGCCGAAGCTCGACAAAACTCTGTCCCTGGCAAAGCAGCCACCAAATCAACCAGAAACCCGGCCCACATTTGATCGCCCACCGCTACTTTCTTTGCCCCTTTGATCAGCCCAGCCGCCAAGGCCACCGCATCTTGGCCGTCGCTCCAAGGCAACAAGCCAAACACCTCAGGGTGTTCAGCCACCCGAGGAGCCTCCAAAATTGGCACCAGTAACTGCGGCATCCCTTCTTTGGGCACCACCAACATGGTGAGACGCTCCAACGGCATGGCCTCGTAGCCACAAAAATAAGGCAGGTCAGCGCCCAAAGATAAAAGCAGTGCATCAACACCTTGAGCGGCCATCAACAACCGAGCTTTTTCTATCCGTTGTGCAAACACACCAAGAGCCTACGCCAGTTTCTTGGCGCTAAGCCGGTTGGCTCAGTGCTACCGGCACGGCCACACTTTCGGCAGCCTGACGAGCGTGATAACTCGACCGAGTGAGCGGGCCAGCCTCCACATGGCCAATACCTAAGGCCTCCCCCGCCGCCTTCCAGCCAACAAATACCTCG includes the following:
- a CDS encoding aminopeptidase P family protein, translating into MFAQRIEKARLLMAAQGVDALLLSLGADLPYFCGYEAMPLERLTMLVVPKEGMPQLLVPILEAPRVAEHPEVFGLLPWSDGQDAVALAAGLIKGAKKVAVGDQMWAGFLVDLVAALPGTEFCRASAVTAPIRMVKDAAEIAALRQAGAAVDRIIADLQAGLVPLVGRTEADVAAEIARRIRTEGHYKVNFTIVASGPNAASPHHDPTDRVIQHGENVLFDIGGTMAGPNGVGYCSDITRCVHIGEPPTEFAELYAVLHASHAAGVAAATVGTPCQDVDAAARKVIADAGLGEFFIHRTGHGIGVEAHEHPNMVAGNLLPLAAGHAFSVEPGIYVPGKWGARLEDILVATPDGPDAMNLVDHGLAVVEG